A stretch of DNA from Micromonospora sp. NBC_01813:
TGCCGGCGGCCAGCGCCGGGGCGATCTTCCAGACCGCCATCATCAGCGGATAGTTCCAGGGCGTGACCTGCGCGCAGACCCCGATCGGCTCCCGGCGTACGTAGGAGGTGTGCCCGGCCATGTACTCCCCGGCGGACTTGCCCTCCAGCACCCGGGCGGCGCCGGCGAAGAACCGGAACTCGTCGACGCAGGGCGGCAACTCCTCGTCGGCGGTCAACTGCCGTGGCTTGCCGGTGTTGCGTACCTCGGCGTCGACCAGGTCACCGGCGCGCGCCTCGACCGCGTCGGCGAGCTTGAGCAGCGCCAACTGCCGCTGCGCCGGGGTGGTGTCCCGCCAGCTTTCAAAGGCGGTCGCCGCCGCAGACATGGCCCGGTCGACGTCGGCGGCACCGGAGGTCGGCGACTGGGCGAACACCTCGCCGGTGCACGGGTCGGTCAGGTCCTGGTAGCCGCCGTCGACCGGGTCGACGTACTCGCCGTTGACGAAGTTGCGCAGCGTCTGCTTGTCGGTCATCGTTCGGCGCTCCCGCACGTCGGGCCGGATCAGGTCAGGATGAGGTATCCGCCAGCTACGAGCCATCCTTGCGACCGAAATCGCAGCAGACAAGGGGTACGGCGACTGTTTCCGTTCCGGCCGTCCGTCGCCGTCGAGGACAGCGCTGGCTCAGGCGGCTTCGTTGGTGTGCCGGGCAAGGAACTCGTCGATCGGCGCAGGGCCCAGATCTGGACCCCTGGAGGCGTCGCGCAGCAACTCCGAGATGTCGCCACCGCGGTCGAAGTACGCCACCAACTCCTCGCGGGTCATCGTCCGTGGATCACGGCTCGCGCTCATCGTGTTCCCTCCATCCACTGCTTGACCTCCTCAGGCGTAGCGGGCGGTGCCGCGCTGGCCTTGCCGGCCTCCGTCCACCCGTACTCTCGCGCTCCCACGGCACCAGCGTAGAACGCGTAAATCGCCTGCGTCGGCAGCTCGGCATCGAGGTGAGGCTCAGGTACCTCACCTCGCGGTTTTGACGTGTGTATGCCTCACCTCGGCGGCGAACCAGCCGACCCGAGGAGCAACTCGTTGATCTGTTCGTAGACGGATGACGAGCTTTACGGCGGCCACGCAATCCGCTAGTAATCACCTATGGAGCACCTGTGGTTCGACCTCGGTGGCTGCGCAGGCGGCACTCAGCTCGAGGTACAACTGCGCGGCTCGTCCGCACGGGCGTGCCTCATGGATGCCGATGAGTACCAGGCGTACCTTGACGGTGACGAGTATGAGTACCACGGCGGCTTCTCCGACGTCAGCCCCATCGTCCTCGAAGTGCCGTACGACGACGACTGGTACCTGGTCGTCGACAGCTACCACGGGCGAATCAAGGTGAGGTACGAGGAGATCTTCCTCTGATGTGAGCTCGGCTGCGGCTGTCTGGCCCGACGACGGACGAGACGCTAGGGCTTCGCCCGAAGCGGTCGGTCGCTTCAAGGGCCACGATCGATCGCACAACGTCCGGCACGACCGCGCGCCGGACGCCAGACGCCAGACGGAATCCTCACCCGCTGTGACTTGAAACAACCTGCCATCGCGCTGCTCGGCGGCTGATCCGGATGCTCGGACGGCGTCATAGTTGAGTCACCCCGGCGGGGGCTCTGGCGTGACTGGACGGTCTACTCGGGCAGCCGGCCCCGACTCGGGTCGGTCTGCGCGCTACCGTCTGCGTATCGCGGCGGTCGCGCTTCAAGATCCGCAGCCCAGTCCTGAACAGCACGAGGAGACACGATGACCGACGCCACCAGCGACGCCGATCCCACCGCCGACGCCGAAGAGGGAACCGAGGAGCAGCCGCAGCCCTTTGAGAACCGGGCCGCACGCCGGTCCAAGGGCAAGGCCACCGCCAACCACACCACGGGGACCGCGAGCCGCGTCCACGGCCGTTCCGGCACGGTGCAGAGTCCTCGCCAGTACGGCAACCGCCGAAGCGGCTGATCTTCGGACCTCCTGGTCACGGCCGTGTTCAGCGGAGTAGGCCCAGTGCCCCGCACGAAGTCGACCTCTTTTGACGGCTGAAGCCGGGAGTGGATTCTCGTGCGATGTCCACTTCCAGTACCCGCACATCGACGGATCCGTACGTCGAAGGATTGGTTGGGCTCAGCCGCGTGGGTCACTCGGGGCGGTGCTCGCCGCCCGCGTCGTTCAGCGGGTCGGAAGTGGCTTCAGCGGGGGCGGCATCAGGAGCGGGCGTGCGGGTGGCTGCTTCGCGAATGCGGGCGTTGGCGATCTGGGTGGCCGCGTCTCGCAAGCGGGCATCCGACTCCGAGTCCGAGGCCGCAGCGGCGGCGGCCCGAGCCTCCATCTCGCGGACCTGGGTGGCCAGCAGGTCCTGGCGGCCGCTGCGGCGGTTCTGGATCAGCGTGATCATCGCGATGATCGAGGCCGCAGCGAAGAAGCCCGCCACCAGCTCCAGCAGGCTCGCATCGGTTCCACCGGGGCTCATGAGGTCTGGAGGCCTCGACCGGTACGGGGTCGGTCGGCCGACTCGGCTGCCAGCAACGCCACTGCCGCGATCGCTCCGGGCTCCCACCACATGTGGGACATCGTAGTGCTGGATCGTGCCGGAGAGTCACCTGCCCGGCCGTGGTCCGGCCCGTTCCCCGTCCAGGACCCGCCCGCCGGTGGCTCGGATGACGGCTACGGGCACCTCCAGCGCTCGACGAGGTATCTCCTTGGACAGGATCGCCGACCCGGACGCGCCGGTGACCGGGACCGCGACGGAACCGGGACCGCGACGCAACCGGGTCAGGGGTTGTCAATCGTGGTCAGCGTGGTGACCTCGCCGTTGGTGGTGGTGACCGCGACCAGGCCACCCTGCTTCCCGGCCAGCCACTCGGTGAACTCGGACGCAGAGATGGGGTGACCGGCGCCGGCCTGCACCGAGACAATGCCGTCCCCGCCGACGTTTTCCCACGACGTCAGCTTCGGCGCGGACCGGACCGGGATCGTCACCTTCGTGTGGCTCTCGACGATCTGGTACGGGTCGCTGCACCTGATATCGCTCGAGTCGATCTTGAACTGCGCGCAGTAGTCAGCACTGGCCATCACGAGCACCGGCTGAGCCACCGCGGAGTGCGCGACCGGATCGTACGAGTAAAGCTCCACCATCGACTGACTGGAGCCGGTCGTCGGATCGGTGAATTGCGCCGGCTGACCCACCACCGGCGACCGGAGATCGACGTTCGTGAAGGCCACGGTGGCGTCCCCGTCGGCCGCGTCGTTGAGCGCCCCGAGCACGACCCGGCCCGCGACCAGCTGCGGATCGGTGACCGGCATGCTCACCGCAGGTGTGCCGTCGACCGTGACCTCGGCCGTGCCGTTGCGCACGGTGATGCCGGCCCGGTGCGTCTGCCCGACCTGGAACGCGCTCGAGGCGACCCGCTGCTCCGAGTTGAACCCATTCCCGGAGCTCTTGTCGATCCCCAGCCGGACCTCGTTCTCGCAGAACGAGGCTACGTAACCGTGCTGGTCGACCAACCGGAACCAGATCACCGCGCAGGAGCCCTTGGTGACGATGCCGACGTCGACCGCGATCGTCTGGTCGCCCGCGAACGAGTCCTGCGGCCCCTTGCACCCATAGAGGACGGACAGGTGTGTCGTCACCAGCATCCGCTGGTCGAAGGTGCACTACCCGTCGGCGCTGTCGGCAGCCTGGTCGGCCTGCCACAGGCCCTGCCGGTCGAGACGGTCGGACACCGACGGCCCCTGGATCCCAGGCGTGTCCGGGATGACCACCGTCGACTCGGGCGCGGCCGACGCCACGCGCGGCGACGCCGACGTGCCGGGCACGAACGACGCCAACTTCTCACCCGGCTCGTTGCGCGACAACGCGAATCCGACACCGGCAGACACGACGGCCGCGGCCACGGCGACGGCCACCAGGCGGCGCACCCGCCGCCGAACGGGTGTGGCCGGCTCGCGTACGGCGGAAGGCCGCACCCGATGCGTGTGCTGGGCCGCCTCGGCGGCCTTGAGCAGCTCCGGCCGCTGGGCGAGCGCTCCGCCCGTTTCCGCCTCCAGCAGCAGATCGAGCAGTTGGTGTGCGGTCGGCCGCTCGGTCGGATCCTTGGCGAGCGTGCGGGCCACCAGGTCACGCAACGACCCGCTGAGCCCGGTCAGGTCGGGCGGCTGGGTCAGAATGCGAGCCGCCGTGGCGGCTGCGGAATCCGCCGAGAACGGGGTGCGTCCGGTCGCCGCGTAAGCCACCACCACACCCCACGCGAACACGTCAGCCGCCGGCCCCACCGTACGGTCCGAGTCGTTGTCGAACCGCTCCGGCGCCATGTACGCCACCGTGCCGACCATCTGGTTGGTCTTGGTGTGCCGGCTGGTCACCTCGAGCGCCCGCGCGATCCCGAAGTCGATCACCTTGGGCGTACCCAGCGAGAACAGCACGTTCTGCGGTTTCAGATCCCGGTGGATGACCCCCACGCCGTGGATCGCCGCCAGCGCCGTGGCCACCCCGACCGCCACGCTGTGCAGCGTGCCGCCGTCCAACGGCCCCCGCTCCCGGATCACCTCGGAGAGACTCGGCCCGTCGACGTACTCGACCACCAGATACGGCGTCTCGTGATCCGGGTCGGCGTCGAGCACCGCCGCCGTGCAGAAGCCGGGCACCTCGCGGGCCCGGTTGACCTCGCTGCGGAAGCGCCCCCGGAACTCGGTGTCCCAGGCGTGCTCGGCCCGCAACATCTTGACCGCCACCAGCCGGCCATCCGGCGAGCGTCCAAGAAAGACGGTGCCCATGCCGCCCTCGCCAAGACGACCGAGCAGCTCATAGTCACCAAGCCGCCGCGGATCGTTCGGCATCATTGGATAGGTCACAGGCCGCAGGATAGCGGTCTCCCGCCCGACCCCCGTGGTCCCGATACCCACGAGGGTGCGTTCGTCAATCCCGGCCGACGAGATCCTCGCCGCTGATCACCAGGCAGCCGAACAGGTCGGCGAGGACAGATCGCTGGTGCTCGGTCAGCGAGTTCACGAACACGGCAACGTCGATACTCGCCGCCCGGCACGCCTGCGCGACTTCGCGTGTCTTTCCGGGACCCAGCAAGGTTCGCCTCGAAAACGGAGCGGTCATCTTGGCTACGCCGCCGTGCGAGACGCCTCGTCGCTGAACGTGTCGGCTCACGATCCGACCGCCGTGCGCTTCCACCGCTGCCGCAAGCCGCTCGAGTTTTGAGCCGGACTCCTTGTCCTTGCCCGAGAACAGGCCGACGATCGCCACGTTGGCCCCTGACAGCGCGGACACCCCTGGTCCGGTCTCGTACCGCCGCACACGGACATGATCTCAGACGCCCGGCCGCCTGGACATCGCCGCGTCCCGATGCCGACGCCAGGCGAACCAGTCACCCTTCGTGACGAGCGCATCGCGGCAGATCCGGATGCGCCCCCAGAGGTACGGCGTACGGAGGCGGGCATCGGCGGGATGTCCGTCGGATCCGGGGGCGCGGTACTGCCGAAAAGCCCTATGCCACAGGGGCATAATCATGCCGCTCTGGCATACGACTCAATCGGTACCTGACTATGAGTAGGTAACTATGAGCAACCGGCAGGCATGCTCATCGGTACGTCCGGACGCCGGGACGACACGCCACTTCATCGAGTGGAGGGCTCAGATACCTTATTCGCGAAAATTACGTTTCTGAGCCCTCCACTCGACGACGGACCGGGACGTGGCGGACCGATGCATCCGCTCATCGGCAGATGCGGGAGCCGAGAACCTGACAGGCTGGGCGACTTGCCGTCACACAACGCTACCGAGTGGGCTCTGTCGTGAATCCAAAGCGGCGGTCCGGTTTGGCGGTGCTGGCGTGGCTGACCTGGCGGGGCGGGCCGGGTGCGAAGAAGCGCCGGCCCTAGCAGGTAGGGCCGGCGCTTCCTGGTTGCCCCGTCGGGGTGGGAGTCGGGTCAGTGGTGCTGCTTGGCCAGTGCGACGAACGAGGACCATGCGGACGGGCCGAAGGTCAGCGTGCTGCCGTCGCGGTCCTTGGTGTCCCGGACCAGGACCTGGCCGGGGATGTTGTCGGCCACCTCGACGCAGTTGCTTACGCCGCCCGACTTTTTGGACTTGCGCCATACGGGGCTACTCGTGATCATGAATCAGCCTTAGAATTGTGTCTCTGCTTTGGGTAGTCGGCAAAGAAGGTCTGTCGATGGCTATCGCTGTGGTTGTCGTCAGGCCGTGGCGACCGGCTGGGTGGCGCTGTTCCCGCTGACCAGCGATTTCAGCTCAGTGAGAGAGCGCCGGCCCTAACTGGTAGGGCCGGCGCGTACTGGTTGCCCCGTCGAAGGCTGGGCGTCGGGTCAGTGGTGCTGCTTGGCCAGTGCGACGAACGAGGACCATGCGGACGGGCCGAAGGTCAGCGTGCCTCCATCGCGGTCCTTGGTGTCCCGGACCAGGACCCGGCCGGGCAGGTTGTCGGCCACCTCGACGCAGTTGCCGGATGAGCCGTTCGATCGCGACGACTTCCGCCAGGCTGGTTCATTGCTCATTGGATCATCCTTAGCATGAGGTCCCTGGTCTGGTCGGCGGAGAGTGCCAACTCGTTCACTGCCTCCCAGACTAGTTCCAGCTCGAGCACGTCACCAGATGTGGTGGCGACGCGCCCGCGCAGCAGGTCGTCCAGGTAACCGACCCGCCGCCCATCGCTCATGGTGGCCAACGCCAGCGGTCCACCGAGGCCAGCGTGGAGCCCTGCCGAGTCGGGGACCGCGCGGATCCGGACCGATGGCCGATGCCCGAGGTCGACCAGGTGCGCGATCTGGTCCTTCATCACCTCTTGTGGACCACGACGCAACGCCGCCTCCGCGACCATGACCACCAGCTCCACCGGGGGATCGCGGTCCAGCACCGCACGCTGCCGAGTCTGACGGGTCGCGATCACTTCTTCGAGTCGGCCTCCGTTGGACGGAACCGCCGCGAAGACCTGCCGCATGTATGCCTCGGTCTGCAGCAGCCCAGGGATCAACGTCGGCTCCCAGGCCCGCAGCAGCATCGCGCGTCGCTCGTGCTCGACCCAGGAGCGCAGCCACGGCTGTCGGTCGCCACGGGCCTCGTCCGCCAGCTTCTGGACCTGCTTTCCGGAGTCCAGCACCTGGTCCAGCGTCTTCGCGGTGTCCTCCTTCGGCACCAGCCGGCCCGTCTCGAAGCTGGCTATCAGCGACTTCGACACGCGGAGCGCCTTTGCCAACTGCGTCTGGTTCATGTGCCGGGACAGTCGGAGCTGTCGAAGCTCTGACGGAAGTTCACTCATGATTATCACCTCGAATACACCGGAGTAGCAGCTATCTCAACCGGTCTAGTCTTCCACTGACGTCGGCCGATAGTCCAGGGTGGAAGTCGATCCCGGGGAGGAGATTCTCATGATCACTTATGTGAGCGGGTAGAACAGTGGAAGGAGTGCCGATGCTGGGGATTGAAGCGGTTATCGGGGCGGCGCTGCTCGGCTTCTGCGCCGGGCTGTGGTCGTTCAAGGTGAAGTCGCGGTGGTGTCCCAACTGCGGGCGTCCGACGTGGCCGCTGGCCAGGCGTGGCGGATAGCCGGCTGCTCAGGACGCCGGAGCCGAAGCCGGGAGACGTGTTGGTGATCGGCCGGGAGGCGAGTGTGCAGTTCGCCGGCGGCCGAGGAATCAGGTTCCGGGTGATCTCGGTGGACCGGAAGCAGACGTACGACGGCTGGGTCTGGCTGGCCGGATACGTCATCGACCGGGAAGGAGACGCCGCCGATCGGCGGGAGATATTCGTCCAGCGCCGTGGGCTTTATCGACTGCCCGCACGTACGAAATTCTGAGTATTGATCAAGGAGAGAAAATGATCACCGAAATGTGGCGTGACTGGTGGCTGCGCTGGCTGGACTGGTGGGCCGGTCGGTCGATCGCGTCCCGGCGGTTGGAAGCGTTGCGGCGGGAGCAGGCAGCGTTGCGGCGTCGCCGACTCGACGACAACCGGGGACACCGCTGGTCGACCGAGGTGACGATGCTGGAGCACCCTGACCTGGCCTAGGCTGGCCGGATGGAGCACGCCGCCGCTGACCGTACCGATCCGAAGCCGTTCTGGCTGGCCGGCGAGCCGGCGCACGGTGACGAGCCGCTCGACGTGCGTCACCCGTACGACGGTCGGCTGGTCGGGCGGACCAGCCTGGCCACGCCCGACCAGGTCGAGCAGGCGGTCGCCGCCGCGCACCGGGTCGTGCCGCAGGCCGCCGCGCTGCCCGCGCACCGGCGGGCCGCCGCCCTGGACCACATCAGCGCCCGGCTCGCGCAGCGGGCCGACGAGATCGCCCGGCTGATCACCGCCGAGAACGGCAAGCCGCTCAAGTGGGCGCGGGCCGAGGTGACCCGGGCGGTCTCCACGTTCCGGTGGGCGGCCGAGGAGGCGCGGCGCTTCTCCGGCGATCTGCAGCGCCTCGACACCGACCCGGCCGCCACCGGCCGGATCGCGCTGGTCCGCCGGGTGCCGCGCGGGGTGGTCCTGGGCATCTCGCCGTTCAATTTTCCGCTGAACCTGGTGGCGCACAAGGTTGCCCCGGCGATCGCGGTCGGCGCGCCGATCATCGTCAAGCCGGCCCCGGCGACGCCGCTGACCGCGCTGCTGCTCGGCGAGCTGATCGCCGAGGTCACCGAGCCGGAAGGGCCGGAGAGCGGGCTGCCCGCCGGCATGGTCTCCGTACTGCCGGTGCCGAACGACCGGGCCGGTGGCCTGGTCGCCGACCCACGTCTGCCGGTGGTGTCGTTCACCGGGTCCGGCCCGGTCGGCGCGCAGATCCGCCGCGCGGTGCCGGACAAGCATGTGACCCTGGAGCTGGGCGGCAACGCCGCCGCGATCATCTGCGAGGACTGGACCGGCGACGAGGAGCTGACCTGGGCGGCGCAGCGGATCGCCACCTTCTCGAACTATCAGGCCGGGCAGAGCTGCATCGCGGTGCAGCGGGTGTACGTGCACGAATGGCTCTACGACGGCTTCCTGCCCCGGCTGGTCGACGCCGTGCGGGCGCTGCGGGTCGGTGACCCGGCCGACGAGGCGACCGACGTCGGCCCGCTGATCAACGAAGGTGCCGCCGAGCGGGTCGAGTCCTGGGTGGACGAGGCAGTGGCGGCCGGGGCGACGATCGAGGTCGGTGGCCGGCGCGACGGTGCGACGTACCCACCGACGGTGCTGACCGGGGTGCCGGCCGACGCCAAGGTGCTCACCGAGGAGGTCTTCGGCCCGGTGCTCGTCGTGGTCCGGGTGGCGGACGACGCCGCCGGGTTCGCGGCGATCAACGATTCGGCGTACGGGCTGCAGGCCGGCGTGTTCACCCGCCGGTTGCAGACGGCGTTCACCGCGCACCGGACGTTGGCTGTCGGCGGGGTGATCGTCGGTGACGTGCCGTCGTACCGGGCCGATCAGATGCCGTACGGCGGGGTGAAGGGCAGCGGGGTCGGCCGCGAGGGTGTCCGCAGCGCGATGGACGACTACACCGATCCCCGGGTGATGGTCCTCACCGGACTCGACCTCTGACCACTGTCGACCGGCGCGCCGTGGTCGGCCCGCTGACCGGATGACCTTGCACAGACGTGCAAATTCGGCAATGACGAAGAAACTTCATTGACATCTCTGAGTGTGGACTGCGACTGTCGTTGCGGCAGAACAGTCGTCCCGCACGGGGGTGGGCGTTGCGTTACCTGCGTTTCAACAGTGTGCCCAGAGATCGCGACCAGCGTCCCGGTCGGTCCGGGCGTGGCCCCTTCTTCTCCCGTTCGTTCCCCATCGGAGGCACGGCGTTCCGGTCGGTCCTGGCAGTCTCGTTGGCCAGCATCATGCTGGTCAACCTGGGTGGCAACGGAGTGGATCGCGCTGCGGCGGCCCGGCACCAGCAGGCTGCGGACCGACCGCACGTGGCGGCGGACAAGCCGGGTCAACGCTGGGGCAGCGCCGACGGCGGCAGCCATCTCACCCGTCCGGCGGTCAATCGGAATCTGCCGCAGACCTACCGCGGCCAGTACCCGCTGCACCAGTTCGACGGCGTCGCGGAGCCTGCGGACAACCAGGCCCGGGTGGTCGAACCACCGGCCGTCGAAGCGCGCGGATTCGATGAGGCGACCAGCCGGGAGCGTACGGCGGAACGAGGCCGTCACCAGCGGACCTTCGACAACGCGGACGGCACCCGGACCACCGAACTCTCTGCCGACCCGGTCCACTACGAACTGCCGGACGGCGGCTGGGCGCCGATCGACACCGACCTGGTCGCCGCCGACGCAGGCGCGGGCGGCGGTTGGCGCAACGCCTCCGACGCGGTCGATCTGCGGCTGGCACCGCACGCCGGCGCGGCGGACCTGGTCCGGATCGCGCTCGACGACCAGCATTCCATCGAGTACGGCCTGGCCGGTGCCGCCGAAGTGGCCGGCGATCACGCTGCCGAGGCGGCCGGCGACCAGGCTGCCGCTGCCGGTGTCACCTACCGCGACGTGCTGCCGCACGTGGACGTGCGGTTGGCGGCCCGGCCCGGCGGGGTCAAGGAGACCCTGGTCCTGCACTCGGTCGACGCCCCGCACACGTTCCGCTTCCCGCTGCGGCTACCCGGACTCACCGTACGGCTCGTCGACGGCGAGGTGCGCTTCGTCGACGACTCCGGGGTGGTCCGGGCGGTCATCCCGCCCGGCTACATGTTCGACACCGGAGCCGGTGAGCAGGGGCCGGCGACCTCGACCGGGGTTCGCTACCGCCTGACCGGCACCGACACCCGGCCGGTCCTGGAGATGACCCTCGACTCGACGTGGCTGCGCGACCCGGCCCGGGC
This window harbors:
- a CDS encoding DUF397 domain-containing protein, whose amino-acid sequence is MITSSPVWRKSKKSGGVSNCVEVADNIPGQVLVRDTKDRDGSTLTFGPSAWSSFVALAKQHH
- a CDS encoding DUF1883 domain-containing protein, which translates into the protein MEHLWFDLGGCAGGTQLEVQLRGSSARACLMDADEYQAYLDGDEYEYHGGFSDVSPIVLEVPYDDDWYLVVDSYHGRIKVRYEEIFL
- a CDS encoding aldehyde dehydrogenase family protein, with translation MEHAAADRTDPKPFWLAGEPAHGDEPLDVRHPYDGRLVGRTSLATPDQVEQAVAAAHRVVPQAAALPAHRRAAALDHISARLAQRADEIARLITAENGKPLKWARAEVTRAVSTFRWAAEEARRFSGDLQRLDTDPAATGRIALVRRVPRGVVLGISPFNFPLNLVAHKVAPAIAVGAPIIVKPAPATPLTALLLGELIAEVTEPEGPESGLPAGMVSVLPVPNDRAGGLVADPRLPVVSFTGSGPVGAQIRRAVPDKHVTLELGGNAAAIICEDWTGDEELTWAAQRIATFSNYQAGQSCIAVQRVYVHEWLYDGFLPRLVDAVRALRVGDPADEATDVGPLINEGAAERVESWVDEAVAAGATIEVGGRRDGATYPPTVLTGVPADAKVLTEEVFGPVLVVVRVADDAAGFAAINDSAYGLQAGVFTRRLQTAFTAHRTLAVGGVIVGDVPSYRADQMPYGGVKGSGVGREGVRSAMDDYTDPRVMVLTGLDL
- a CDS encoding serine/threonine-protein kinase, with protein sequence MTYPMMPNDPRRLGDYELLGRLGEGGMGTVFLGRSPDGRLVAVKMLRAEHAWDTEFRGRFRSEVNRAREVPGFCTAAVLDADPDHETPYLVVEYVDGPSLSEVIRERGPLDGGTLHSVAVGVATALAAIHGVGVIHRDLKPQNVLFSLGTPKVIDFGIARALEVTSRHTKTNQMVGTVAYMAPERFDNDSDRTVGPAADVFAWGVVVAYAATGRTPFSADSAAATAARILTQPPDLTGLSGSLRDLVARTLAKDPTERPTAHQLLDLLLEAETGGALAQRPELLKAAEAAQHTHRVRPSAVREPATPVRRRVRRLVAVAVAAAVVSAGVGFALSRNEPGEKLASFVPGTSASPRVASAAPESTVVIPDTPGIQGPSVSDRLDRQGLWQADQAADSADG
- a CDS encoding DUF397 domain-containing protein, giving the protein MSNEPAWRKSSRSNGSSGNCVEVADNLPGRVLVRDTKDRDGGTLTFGPSAWSSFVALAKQHH
- a CDS encoding helix-turn-helix domain-containing protein; this translates as MSELPSELRQLRLSRHMNQTQLAKALRVSKSLIASFETGRLVPKEDTAKTLDQVLDSGKQVQKLADEARGDRQPWLRSWVEHERRAMLLRAWEPTLIPGLLQTEAYMRQVFAAVPSNGGRLEEVIATRQTRQRAVLDRDPPVELVVMVAEAALRRGPQEVMKDQIAHLVDLGHRPSVRIRAVPDSAGLHAGLGGPLALATMSDGRRVGYLDDLLRGRVATTSGDVLELELVWEAVNELALSADQTRDLMLRMIQ